From the genome of Gracilibacillus salitolerans, one region includes:
- a CDS encoding endonuclease/exonuclease/phosphatase family protein — protein MQLKVMSFNIRVDIPEDGMNAWEYRKVMVSNIIENHHPYVFGIQEGLLSMIKDLETNLPEYRWIGDGRRGGNDDEYCAIFYDHQKLECIDKGQFWLSDTPEIPNSISWESDFPRICTWGHFRSKHDTDREFIIYNTHLDHISQLARENGTALILERVQKHTEDYQVPIILTGDLNSEPDNLVIRFLRGEETIQELTANLKDTFKVVNCKPGQTFHDFSGGINGEPIDYIFCTPECKVLSAVVDRSKINGNYASDHYPIIVTLEL, from the coding sequence ATGCAATTGAAAGTGATGAGCTTTAATATAAGAGTAGATATTCCAGAGGATGGAATGAATGCATGGGAGTATAGAAAAGTGATGGTTTCCAATATTATAGAAAACCACCATCCTTATGTTTTCGGTATTCAAGAAGGATTGCTAAGCATGATCAAAGATTTAGAAACCAATTTGCCGGAATATCGGTGGATTGGTGATGGCAGAAGAGGTGGTAACGATGATGAATATTGTGCTATCTTCTATGATCATCAAAAGCTAGAATGTATAGATAAAGGACAGTTTTGGTTATCAGATACACCTGAGATACCAAATAGTATCAGTTGGGAAAGCGACTTTCCAAGAATATGCACTTGGGGACATTTTCGTAGTAAACATGACACTGATAGGGAGTTTATTATCTATAATACACATCTTGATCATATCAGCCAATTAGCTAGAGAAAATGGAACCGCTTTAATTTTAGAAAGGGTTCAAAAGCATACGGAAGATTACCAGGTTCCTATTATTTTGACTGGGGATTTGAATAGTGAACCAGATAATTTAGTCATTCGTTTTCTACGTGGAGAGGAAACCATCCAGGAGTTGACTGCTAATTTAAAAGATACATTCAAAGTAGTGAATTGTAAACCAGGTCAGACCTTCCACGATTTTTCAGGGGGGATAAATGGGGAGCCGATTGATTATATTTTTTGCACACCAGAATGTAAGGTGTTAAGTGCAGTTGTTGATAGAAGTAAAATCAATGGAAACTACGCTTCTGATCATTACCCTATTATTGTAACCCTAGAACTTTAG
- a CDS encoding sulfatase family protein produces the protein MRVLLLDLDSTRPDHLGCYGYHRNTTPNIDRVANEGVRFTNYYTTDAPCAPSRNAFMTGQFGIHTGNIGHGGTAGDMRNEGPSREFHDQLKTDSFPSIFRQEGMKTALISPFAERHSSWQFYAGFNEIYNTGKTGDESAEEVTPTVLDWIQRNGQKDDWFLYVNYWDPHTPYRAPESYGDPFKDEPLPEWITDDVLQEHMQSIGPHSAREINMYDNNTNPKFPRHPGEITDREELRRVIDGYDTGLRFMDDNIGMIFAEMEKQGLMEDTVIIVTADHGENLGELGIYAEHGTADQMTCRIPMIVRWPGMKEGHVDHDLHYHLDFAPTVAELLNQKPKESWDGESYAPVLLKGESCGRDYLVVSQNAHVCQRSVRFSDWLYIRTYHDGFHLFDKEMLFNLKEDPHEQHNVAKHHRDICMQAVYYLNEWHDDMMMTMDHDVDPMWTVIQEGGPYHAQIKDLKRYLDHLKKTGREEGAQALMKKYAKELNM, from the coding sequence ATGCGAGTACTATTATTAGATTTAGACTCTACAAGACCAGATCACTTAGGTTGTTATGGATATCATCGAAACACAACGCCAAATATAGACCGTGTTGCAAATGAGGGAGTTCGCTTTACAAATTATTACACAACAGATGCTCCGTGTGCTCCTTCAAGAAATGCATTTATGACAGGTCAATTTGGTATTCATACAGGTAATATTGGACATGGTGGCACAGCAGGAGATATGCGAAACGAGGGACCAAGCCGTGAATTCCATGATCAGTTAAAGACGGATAGTTTCCCAAGTATTTTCCGTCAAGAAGGAATGAAAACTGCTTTAATAAGTCCGTTTGCTGAAAGACATTCATCATGGCAATTTTATGCTGGTTTTAATGAAATATACAACACAGGGAAAACGGGAGATGAATCAGCAGAAGAAGTGACGCCGACGGTATTAGATTGGATACAACGTAATGGACAAAAAGATGATTGGTTTTTATATGTGAACTATTGGGATCCGCATACACCATATCGAGCACCAGAAAGTTACGGAGATCCGTTTAAGGATGAACCTTTGCCAGAATGGATTACAGATGATGTCCTCCAAGAGCATATGCAAAGTATTGGACCGCATTCTGCAAGAGAAATCAATATGTATGATAACAATACAAACCCAAAATTCCCACGACACCCTGGTGAAATAACAGACAGAGAAGAGTTGAGAAGAGTGATTGATGGGTATGATACAGGTCTTCGATTTATGGATGACAATATTGGCATGATATTTGCAGAGATGGAAAAGCAGGGACTCATGGAAGATACTGTTATCATCGTAACGGCCGATCATGGAGAAAATTTAGGGGAATTAGGCATTTATGCGGAACATGGTACTGCCGATCAAATGACATGTCGAATCCCAATGATTGTTCGTTGGCCAGGTATGAAAGAGGGACATGTCGACCATGATTTGCATTACCATTTAGATTTTGCCCCAACCGTAGCTGAATTATTAAACCAGAAGCCTAAAGAAAGTTGGGATGGAGAAAGCTATGCGCCGGTACTGTTAAAAGGAGAAAGTTGTGGTAGAGATTATTTAGTTGTTTCTCAAAATGCACATGTATGTCAACGTAGTGTAAGGTTTAGTGATTGGTTGTATATTCGAACTTATCACGATGGATTTCATCTTTTTGACAAAGAAATGTTATTCAATCTTAAAGAAGATCCACATGAACAACATAATGTTGCGAAACATCATCGGGATATTTGTATGCAAGCAGTATATTATTTAAATGAATGGCATGATGATATGATGATGACGATGGATCATGATGTTGATCCGATGTGGACGGTGATACAAGAAGGTGGACCATATCATGCACAAATAAAGGATCTAAAACGATATTTAGACCATTTGAAGAAGACAGGAAGAG